A window of the Juglans microcarpa x Juglans regia isolate MS1-56 chromosome 5D, Jm3101_v1.0, whole genome shotgun sequence genome harbors these coding sequences:
- the LOC121266252 gene encoding allantoate deiminase 2-like, with product MAISSYTKEYLLVLSLLSTAAAYAFIFSDDAERSSRGDLFREILRDEAVARLDELGKVSDADGYLERTFMSPASVSAGNIIRGWMEDAGLRTWVDQMGNVHGRVEGMNASAEALLIGSHLDTVVDAGIFDGSLGIISALSALKVLNTNGTLGKLRRPVEVIAFSDEEGVRFQSTFLGSAAVAGILPVTALQISDKSGLTVQEALEKNSIEITEKNLLQLKYDPGSVWGYIEIHIEQGPVLEWLGFPLGVVKGIAGQTRLKVTVRGSQGHAGTVPMSMRQDPMTAAAELIVLLESLCKNPKDFLSYDSHCNDITVESLSSSLVCTVGEISTWPSASNVIPGQVTFTVDLRAMDDLGREAVIYGLSKQIYQICERRSVSCVIDRKHDANAVICDSELSSQLKSAAYSALKKMAGEIQEQIPALMSGAGHDAMAMHHLTQVGMLFVRCRGGVSHSPAEHVLDDDVWAAGLALLAFLETHMM from the exons ATGGCAATTTCTTCTTATACAAAAGAGTACTTATTGGTGCTCTCTCTGTTATCTACGGCTGCTGCTTACGCTTTCATCTTCTCTG ATGATGCTGAAAGAAGCAGCAGGGGCGATTTGTTTCGCGAAATCCTAAGGGATGAGGCAGTGGCAAGGCTTGATGAGCTTGGAAAG GTAAGTGATGCAGATGGCTATCTTGAGAGGACGTTCATGAGCCCAGCTTCTGTGAGTGCAGGAAACATTATCCGTGGATGGATGGAGGATGCTGGCTTAAGAAC ATGGGTAGACCAGATGGGCAATGTACATGGCCGAGTGGAGGGAATGAATGCAAGTGCTGAGGCTCTGTTGATTGGATCTCACTTG GATACTGTTGTTGATGCTGGGATATTCGATGGCTCATTGGGCATAATCAGTGCATTATCTGCACTAAAGGTTTTAAATACCAATGGGACATTGGGAAAACTAAGGCGTCCAGTTGAG GTGATTGCATTTAGTGATGAGGAGGGAGTGAGGTTTCAGTCTACTTTCTTGGGCAGTGCCGCTGTAGCTGGTATTTTACCGGTTACAGCCTTGCAAATATCTGATAAGAG TGGTTTGACAGTGCAAGAGGCTCTTGAGAAGAACTCCATAGAAATTACAGAGAAAAACCTGTTACAGCTCAAGTATGACCCAGGATCTGTCTGGGGTTATATCGAG ATTCATATTGAACAGGGGCCTGTATTAGAATGGCTCGGGTTTCCTCTTGGTGTGGTTAAAGGCATAGCCGGACAGACACGATTGAAG GTTACTGTGAGAGGTTCACAGGGGCATGCAGGAACCGTCCCCATGTCAATGCGTCAGGATCCCATGACAGCCGCTGCTGAACTAATTGTATTGTTGGAAAGCCTCTGTAAAAATCCTAAAGATTTTCTTAGTTATGATAGTcattgcaacgacataacagtGGAATCGCTTTCCAGTTCTCTTGTCTGCACTGTTGGAGAGATATCAACATGGCCAAGTGCAAGTAATGTCATTCCTGGCCAG GTGACATTCACGGTGGATTTACGAGCAATGGATGACTTGGGACGTGAGGCAGTTATTTATGGATTATCTAAACAgatttatcaaatatgtgaaaGGCGATCAGTTTCTTGTGTCATTGACCGTAAG CATGATGCGAATGCAGTGATTTGTGATTCTGAGTTGAGTTCTCAGCTTAAGTCTGCAGCTTATTCTGCACTCAAGAAAATGGCAGGTGAGATTCAAGAACAGATACCTGCTTTAATGAGTGGTGCAGGACATGATGCAATGGCTATGCATCACTTAACACAG GTTGGGATGCTTTTTGTCCGCTGTCGTGGAGGTGTAAGTCATTCCCCTGCAGAGCACGTATTGGACGATGATGTTTGGGCTGCTGGTTTGGCACTCTTGGCTTTTCTAGAGACACACATGATGTAA
- the LOC121264039 gene encoding zinc transporter 5-like — MIKFRRFSCKFLTITSLILHVGGPILVSSKCICESQEEDRKTSDALKYKLVAMASILVASSLGVCLPYLVKKTFLHPEKDIYFLIKAFAAGVILATGFIHVLPDAFESLTSPCIGGNPWGKFPFTGFVAMVSAIGTMMMEAFATGYQKRSELRKAQPVNAEEESDGAHVHGPAFVSERSNSSDLIRHRIISQVLELGILVHSVVIGVSLGASESPKTIKPLIAALSFHQFFEGIGLGGCISQAKFKHRTVAIMILFFSLTTPAGIAVGIGISNVYKENSPTALIVQGILLSGSAGILIYMALVDLLAPDFMNPKMLTNFRLQIGANFTLLLGACFMSLLALGDSN, encoded by the exons ATGATCAAGTTCCGAAGATTTTCCTGCAAATTCTTAACCATCACTTCTCTTATTCTTCACGTTGGGGGTCCTATCTTAGTCTCTTCAAAGTGCATATGTGAATCCCAAGAAGAAGATCGAAAAACATCCGACGCACTCAAATACAAACTAGTTGCCATGGCTTCGATCCTAGTTGCCAGTTCGCTAGGAGTTTGTCTTCCATATTTGgtaaagaaaacatttcttcACCCAGAGAAAGATATTTATTTCCTTATAAAGGCCTTCGCGGCCGGGGTGATCTTGGCAACCGGGTTCATTCACGTACTTCCTGATGCTTTTGAAAGCTTGACGAGCCCATGCATTGGGGGAAATCCGTGGGGAAAGTTTCCCTTTACCGGTTTTGTAGCAATGGTGTCGGCCATTGGAACTATGATGATGGAAGCTTTTGCAACAGGGTACCAAAAGAGGTCTGAGCTTAGAAAAGCTCAGCCGGTGAACGCCGAGGAGGAAAGTGATGGGGCACATGTTCATGGTCCTGCATTTGTCTCAGAGAGGTCGAATTCATCTGATCTTATCCGCCACCGCATAATATCCCAG GTTCTGGAGTTGGGTATTTTGGTTCATTCTGTTGTTATCGGGGTATCGCTTGGTGCTTCAGAAAGTCCAAAGACAATCAAGCCTCTAATAGCAGCGTTGagttttcatcaattttttgaggGCATAGGACTTGGCGGATGCATCTCTCAG GCTAAATTCAAGCATCGAACCGTAGCAATTATGATACTATTCTTCTCCCTGACCACCCCAGCAGGGATAGCAGTGGGCATAGGCATTTCGAACGTCTACAAGGAGAATAGCCCTACCGCACTCATAGTTCAGGGGATTCTCTTATCAGGATCGGCTGGAATTTTGATATACATGGCacttgttgatcttcttgctcCTGACTTCATGAACCCCAAAATGCTAACCAATTTTAGACTTCAAATCGGAGCTAATTTTACACTCCTTCTAGGAGCCTGTTTTATGTCGCTCCTGGCCTTGGGAGACTCTaattaa